The Lytechinus variegatus isolate NC3 chromosome 1, Lvar_3.0, whole genome shotgun sequence nucleotide sequence TCATACGTGTACattaatttgatattatgtTCAAAATAGCCACCACTGTCATTGGTTTTCAGGAGGAAGTGTGATCATGAGAGATCGTCAGTTTGAGACCCAAAAGGGTAGTGAATTCACAGGGAAAGATGGCACTGTAAACCAAACCAAGGATTTACCACGAGCTGTGTGGAATCTTGTCACCAATCTTCCCTTTATGTTCATGAATATGACCGTTGTCTTCCAGTTCTTCCTCTTGGCTATTCTTGCTGTCTTTGGACCGAAGTATATTGAGTCACAACTTAGCATGAGTCCAAATGAGGCTGCGTATTCTATGGGTAAGAACCAGCTGTGTTTTTGTTCTTCTTAGGATtgataaaacatgatttttttttcagatcatcgttatatatatatatatatatatatatatatatatatatatacatatatatatatatatatatatatatatatatatatatatatatatatatatatatatatatatatatgtatatatatatatgatatttgataatgaaatagCGAAGGTACAATTTTATTCCAGGtcctttaaaaataataatgggaCAAACTTACTTACAAACCTACTTACGAATAGCATCGGATATCGAAAGCTTGGTTTGAAGGTTCGGCAATTGCCTTTGCATGAGTTCGTAAATATGGTCtaataaaataatgttattttatttttatgcttaAAGAAATTCCAGTGTCACGACATTagattcatatttgtttttagcATCTTTGgtggtttaaatttgaaatcattacTTTAATTCTCTAGATATTTGTATTAATTCCGAAAAATAGCAAACATGTGTTTAAATTTTAATAAGATTCCACGGCTCATTGGTCTATATGCACGAAGTTCGCCATTTCtgacattactttttttttggccaACGACTTTTCAACTGACAATGGATTGGTGAATTCTTTAAAGCTTCATTATGAAATGGAGCATATCTCCCGAAATCAGTACGTAGGTCCAATACTTAGGTTATAGGATGACAACTCTACACCAGAATCAGAAAAATCCAAATGTGTCCACGAATGATGcgtcatcatggtcatggaCATTACCACTTTTGGTTTCTGGTGTATATACTAAAAGCTTTCATGATGACATTCTAATACCAGCTTCGTTCCTTTATATACATGTCTACTTCtatgaaatcaaatatttgaaagaagaaaatgttactgcggttttttttttacaaaagaaacTTATGCATATACGTACttcaaatgtatatataaaaaaaacactaaaaataaaGAGCTTATGTGATACTGACTTTGTGACTTAGCAAATATTTTCTGCGCTTACAAGATTTTGAGGGAAgatctatatttttgtaaaagaTATTTGTATTAATTCCGTTAATTTAATTAAGTAGACACAAACGTAGAAGcgacataggcctacatgtacccCAAACAAGCATAACTCTGATTCgatctctctatctctctttcaaAATGTTCGTTTTATCCAGGTATATTGTCTGTGTCAGGTGGTCTCAGTGGTGCCCTCATTGGTGGATTACTTGTCAACCGACTTGACCTGAAGTTTTCTGGTCTAATGAAACTGTGTGCCGTATGCGCATTTCTGTCGATGTCGACATGCTGCGTGTTTACCGCTGTTTGTCCGACGATTGATTTTGCAGGAGTAACAGTGTCATATGAAAATAAGTAAGCACATTgattaatatgtacatgtatatccaacacgcagatatacatgtatgttgatttaTCGCAAAAGAATATCATCTCTGGTGTTTTCTCTTCTTTTGCATCGGCCAGGTTGATCATTTACGGCATTACAAACAATCAATTCGGTGAACcagttttattattttcagcaGTTATTTGTTAAGACCTATTTAACAAAGAGGAGTAGTCTAGAATAGTCTACCCATCAGTGACGTACTGACATGAGGAGGGTTTGGGGCGActacgtcccccccccccccacacaaaaaaaaatcacgaccaagaaaaaaaagagaaaaggagagagggaagggtaaaataagatattattttctaaatatcgTCAAATTAATcgcaaaaattgaattttataataaaatgatgaaatgatatCCAACCCCCTCAAATTTTGGGCGCATTACGTCAATGTAACGACCGGTTGGTCTAGATAAACAACTGAGAAGACTCTCAAGTAGACCTACGTCAATATCTATATCTATATTATTTCATACGTTCAGTTATAATAAGAGCAATCATTGACCCTGCTATGACGTGatgtttttaaatttgtttgttcgtttgtgttttttttgttttgttaaaaatatgaaCGAGTTCCAATGTTCATGTATCTTGCCTTTATTGTTTTAAGGAGTTTATCTCACGAGGGCGCTCCGATCTTAAGTGCACCATGCAACTCTCACTGCGTCTGTTCGAACAGCTATGATCCTGTATGTGGGAGCGATGGAATCATGTATTTCTCTGCTTGTCATGCTGGTTGTGAAGTCGATACTCAAATGAACGCTGATTGGGTATGACGCATCAACTAAAATATTCATAGTTTTATTCCCTCAGTCACATCAGCAAACACGACTTCAAAATCGACCGACggtcttgacatttttttttccaagtcatcatggatttttttttaacatgcatTTTGTCATGGCCCTGGGGAGCAGGGGTGCTGAGTATGTTTAATGCCATATGCAGTATCCCCCTGAAAATAGACATTTTAGCAAAATCATCCTCATTTTGTAAGGTAAACcttttgaaaagaaaaccttttttttctttttttttttggttgctcatttttttttccttaccaGCACCCCCTCTTCAAAAATCATTCCCAGGCCCCTGCATAACACAATAGGACAGCCGCTCTTATGTGacgtcaaaaataaaaatgaaaagtgaaattctaaaaactttttttaatatttgttggattttcctcaatCCTTCACTAATATTTTAAGTTACATTTTCTGGTATTTGTACGACATACCTTTCTTccgggtgaacttcccctttagtAATTGATATTTATAGCGACAGATATCTATGATAGCTCATCACcttgttgatattattatctatccataatcataaaaacacattttgttttgaaagagTTTCCTTGAGTGCCGCTGCATAGAGGACAGCAGTACTTCGTCTGGACGAGGAACTGCCACTCCAGGGGTTTGTGACACATCGTGTCCTTACACTGAACTCTACTATGCCGCCATCTTTTTCATTCTACTCTTTGGTGCCGTGACAGCTGTATCGACCTGGACTGCTAGCATAAGGTAGGTGTAAGGGGAGGAGGTACATTATTGTTAACTGACGTACATACATGCTGAGACCGTTCAGTTAGTTGGATCATGTAGGTCTACAGCCTCATCTTTAGATCTCTGTCACCTTTCTAGCCCTCTTTAtgatatctaatgaagatgtgagGTAACTTGGTGTTTGTTAACTGCCAGCTATTAAACCATGCATGATAAAGAGATAGATGCCTTTTAGCATGTGATGTAAAGAAATACCCACCCCCGATTCACCTGTTAACAATGTTGGTCgttgttttttaagttatttgtttattattttctaGAATCGTTTCACACAGTCAAAGAGCCTTTGCACTAGGAATCCAAACTCTGATGTACGGATTATTAGGTAAGTGTTAACGCATTTTCAGTCAAATGTCATGCTTCATGAATTTTGTGGGCATAGCAGAGGATGAACGAAAATTTATCACTAAGTGTATCTGCTGAAggtattatatttaaaaaaaaaatggatgtgATGTACCCTCACCGTTTTGGGACATGTAAAGTTCTTCCTTGACAAATTACATGGAAGCACACAAAAGAATATAGTAGCTTACTTGAtaattggacaaacaaaatctcgctttctttaatttttgtaaattgaaGTAACCACCCACCCTTGTTCATTAACTTTTAAGGTTGTGTACCTGGCCCTATCGTCTTTGGTGCTTTGTTGGATGAGTCGTGTCTCCTGTGGGAAACCAGCTGCGAAGGTACGGGGAATTGCTGGCTGTATGAGAATCGAGACTCTGCTCTCTGGTTTCTTGTTCTCAGTGTGAGTTGTCAGTTTTTAGCCCTGGTATTCTTTCTCCTAGCTCTGATTTCATACCGCCCACCTGACAAACATGATCCAACCGAACATAAGGATTCTAGCAGTGATGCAACTAACGTAGATATGTTAATGGCCAACTCTAATGCCAACGCTTGATCTCCTTTTGGAGAACTATATTCTTTGGATTCGATTTTGTGATGCCAATATTCTACAAAAAGACTGGAACTGTGCTATTTTTTATGACAACAAACTGCCAGTGAATGGGGGAAGGGCAAGCGCACCTTCTCAAAGTTTTGACACCGGGGGTTATTTTGTTGTTCATCGGGATATATGTTTTAAAGCCCCGCCGCCTTTCTCCCGTTTTATCTATTTTCGAAGCTTGTTCCCGACTGTCTTACATCGCGCCATATTGGATTTAACGCGTGCTCAGTGCATTTACCTCCTTGTCCCCTTACTACCTTTTAGTTGACAATTAGATTGTACTTGCATCCACACTAAAACGAGATCTTTCTTTCAGCTATCAGTTTATATCAAATTAGAAAGtaataaattcatgaaattagcTAAATTTATTGTCGTTAGCTCATGATTTGTTCATTAAAAGACAGTTATGAGATGTATACCGGGAGGTGGGCACTCGGATTTGGAACTGGAATTTGCCATCTGAGATGTGGGTCTTCGAGAACTTACGCCTGGCTGACGGGCTTAGGAATGGGAGAGAACAGGTTGACCAATGGACAAATGggtgaaaattatatttgttttgaaCTGCTGGCTAGGCGTGATAATGAGACCAATAGGGTCCCATATACCATCACTGCTACCATACACGAGTGCCCGCCCTCCCCCTATCGGGTAGGAAATAAATAGAGACTTTTCGATGTACGTATGGATGATCAAGAAAAGAGTTAGTGCATTGTCAATTGCCGTCAAGACAGACAACAACCAAGAAGTCGTGTAAAATTGACGAATAGAAACAACAGTTTAGTCCTTGATTCTGGACTAACgacatttttgcaatatttcgTCAGCTCTAAAACTTTTTATGATGAAACGGCTATCCCTGTTCAACAATTTTTTCGCAGAGCTAGAGACTACTCAGTTGTTCTTTGTCAGTTTACGGACATTTGAAAATACGGTGACATGACATTTgttcctgcgacaattgctcctggCTTAATTTCGTTTAAGATGAATGGTTAGGGTTGGAATCGCAACAGGGTCTTAGGTTAGGTTTAGGGAAGGGTATAGTGTAAAACTTAGGGTTGAATTGGTCATtttgattagtgtgtggaatttagagcggagcaattgtcgccagagcaaatggaACCGACAATACATTCGCTCTGAATCCAGCGTGAGTTGCTGATCGAGAAATCCCACTCTCTTCGAATCTTCTTTGAGGGGAATCCACGGTTCACTGACTCATGAGTGTGCACAAATGGACacaataattatgattgtgCAAACGATTTGATCTGCAATTTTCATTTCGGTTTTCATTCCTGTTTAAGAATACCTTTCATCTCCAACAATCACAGATTATTTTGATTCATacacaatattgaaaacaaaaattatctacATGTGTTCATAGAATGAAATAGAAATCAAAGATGCTTCACTAAAGTGATTAAATTAAGCGTatgtaaatataatataaaaaaataatgcccATCAAAATCGTGTAATGGATAGAATCCTTTTGCAAGAATGCTATAAACATTTTTACTTGCTAAAGAAAGGTAATGACTACTGATATATTTTAATGCCCATTATTTCGTGGTAAAAGAAAAGTAATATATACGATATAAAAGTAATGCCCattaaatatttataataaacaGTAATCTATACAGTGAACATGTTAATTGACAATATAAAAGTAATTCCCACTAATAAACTAATATTTATGAAGTTGAGTCTATTGAAAAGTatatttttgatgattgattaaAAGGTAAAGGTaagaaaaaacacaacaatGCCAATAAAGTTGATTATATTTTAGATGATTCTATGGGAAATTTGAAAGAATGAGGGACTAAAATTCATATCATAATCATTTTGTCATATCATTTACATAAACTTTGAACAGTGAAGATCATGCATTAAAATAGGTAAAGAGGTAGGGTTTATCATATTATATTCTGAGAAATCATCTGAATAACACCAATTATTATGCTAAAAAATGGTAAACATATCTTCCGCTCTTCTAAACTTCATAAGTAATTGAAATGAGGTATCAACGTAGACTTCTATAATTCTGAATTTCATCTCTTTATCAATGTATAACGCATAAATTTAAAAGCTTAAAtgacacaaaaaataatatcgTATCATATTCATCGTATTCTACACCAATGACAACCAGTTACTGTTCTTATCCTTCTTTATGCATATGACATTTCTTCTTCGGTCGCAGTATCATCAGTCGTACTGTTGGTATGGCTAGAATGATTTCTTACTCTTCTTCAGGAGATATGACAATTGAGGTAGGTCGGAGTTTCCTGCAAAATAAATACTATTAGTAAGTAAACGCTGAGGTTATGAATGgaattgaattttaattgaTGAAGATTATTAAGTAGCAAAGATGCCTCAAATACTCTTACAATATACCTCTGCTGGTGGTTTATCATGTATATGGTGGTGCTGCTGATGCTGATAAAGCCGCTGCTACttatactactgctactactactgctactactaccaccactacttcTACAACCTCTACAACTAATATTATACTTaattgtgataataataatcataaaaataatgacaatgacaacaatgataattataatcaataacaataaaaatgcttatgctaaaaaatatattattacaggaattgtaaaaaaaataataaaagggaagaaaaataagaatattaaaCAGATAGAATTGTCCTATATTTACCCTCTTCTATTCCGTTGAGAGAATACAGATATAACGTTTAGctagatcaccccccccccccttctctcacACTCCTAAGATCATTCCTCTTTTACTCACGTATATGTAACTCCAGCAGAGTCCATCATCATTTCAGATGCTTTCATGAGGTAGATGTTACTATCCCTGTACTTATCAGAGGCGTAGAAGACGTGTTTAATGCCTGCTTGTATGATCATCTTGGCACAGTCGTTGCAGGGAAACAGCGTTATATAAATCTTACCCCCTCTGACGTCACATCCCTGCTTCTCCATCAATGCGTTAAGCTCTGCGTGAGTCACTGCAGTAACATTCATGAAAGTAGGCCTAATCTTACAAGATGTTCAATGGCGACAGTAGGACATTTTAGATTAGGTGGCAAAGATCTAAacataatttctgttttaatTATTCAAGAGATGTTTGTTACCGAGCAAGAATTTTTTTAGAGGGCATTCTAAACATGTGACAAGGTATGAATTTGGTTTTAAAGTTGCTTATCTGCAGGCAAGGGAGCTAGGCGAACGATTGTTTAAAATAGGTTATATTTCCATAAGGGAAAAAAAGCACGACACAGTATGCCATTAAAAAGCGCAGAAGAGGTTTGCACAGGCTCTACTAATGTAAAATATACCTTGAATGCTTGTCAGCAACAGACTGGACTTCTAagggaacccccccccccctaaaaaaaaaatcctaattttgaaagtgaaattaGGTATGGAataattctttgttttcaaagtgcTAAAGAAATGCCTCttcgttttatcattttttatgggTGAGAGGGAGAACTTAGGAAAATTTCCTCATGATTCATTCAAAATACATCTTATTTCCTTACATTACAGACTATTTAAATAAACGCTTAGAGCTCTCTCTAGTCATGCTTgtggaaattatcattttacatcatttcacagcttgaaaatgatttgaCATCACTTTGTTACTTCCTACTGTATATTGAAGATATTTATGAATAGATCAGTAGGTAGCTCATTCAAGGGCCTGGTttggacaaaaaaatacaagccccccccccaaaaaaaaaaaaaactattttgtttgttaactccaaaatgaaaataacaagcAATGAGGTTTTGCTCAAAAACCTCACTTTTGCTCAAAAACCTAATTTCCAGGTGGTGCTGCGTCTGGCAAATAACATACGCACCACCCCCAATAAATCTGGGGATGCTTCAGCAGCCCCGCTTTCCAGGGCTATGCCCATATTCCATTGTCATTGACGGGGCTATTTTAAAAAGTTAGGCATGAATTTTGAAAGGCGGAAGCATATATTCAAGTATTAAATCGATTCCCAATCGGTTTAATTCCGATTAGCTAATATTTAAAATGAGTGTATACATTCCATTTTTTCCAAACATATGTTAATGAATAATTCAGTGACGTACAGATGGGCGGGAGATTGGGGGCttgccccctccccaaaaaatacgaccaagaaaaaggaaagagaagggtgaaatgtaatatcattttctgaatgcATGGTCGTcagagcagaggattatcttttgtgtttggggacTGATCAATAGATGTCCCCCCATGAACAATATGAACAATGGATAATCCTCTGTGGCTCTGATGAagcccatgaaaaaaaaaattgcgcgatacgccatatctggcccctctaaattttttgctcattacgccactatAATTTGTCAAAGTTTGGTAGAGTTATTCGGTCCTAATTCCTTAAAGCACTTGGGAAGTTAGATAAGATTTATTCTATTTATACACGGTTAAAAAAGCCCAAACAGTTCGCAGACTGATTTCCATTGGGGCCGAGTGGAACATAATATACAATTGACATAGTGAACATTTTAAAACCAGTGTTTAACGAACAATATATATGAAACAGAAGcatcaatgaaatattacaagGCAATCATTGAAACGTGAAGAGGaggggaggagaagaaaaaaaggaagaagaagagaaaagtgagagggagaagaaaaagataaCAGAGAAgataacagaagaaaaaaagaagaagaactaaaagattaataatgataataagaagaCGAAGAAATTATATACCGTTCTCAATAACATCAATaacatacaaaatgaaatatctatcGGTAATTCGAACAAAGCAGTGCATACATGGTAATAGTAAATGTGAACATGAAAAACTAAAATGTCAAAGTAAATACATGTTTCTATAATGGACAATCGAGCACAAGAAAATGAATACATGAtttatcaatgttaaaatcTAAACACATAAAAATGACTGGAAAATTTATGATAACTAAACATgcgctgaaaataattataaagcaTCAAAAACTTGGTTAATACTGAAGCTTGCCATATAAAAGCAAAAcatatgaaatgttttgaaaatgataaaatgtacTGTGGGGGTATCTGTTTCAGCATCAGAACATGTTCCGGTTGTTCAGAACAGCATGAGTATATAGTACACAGTGTGGTCACGAAGTGCACTGAGTGAAGATTGTAATTCACAACATTGGAGTACTCAAATTTAACAGTTGGAAGACGATTTAAGATCATTTCACATTGTGTTTTACATCGTATTCCACAGTGTGAACGCACTTTGGGAAACACTCTGGGACAACAGGGGCCGATTAcatgaaagggtctttccaaggatcgtatttcgtgtcgcccatcttttatgatacgctataagcggggtttttctgaaatttatgataataataataataataacaatatttataaagcgcaacaTATCCATCTCTATaaaaaataagattcgttagcttgcttttaaacagtggcgtagctacggggggggggggggtctggggggcacgtgcccccccccccccccgagatttggtgtgccccccaggtgccccccccccagaaaaaaatggcagagcaaaaaaaaaggggagaaagaagaaaaaaaaaggaaaagaagaagaaagaagaaaaagaagaggaaaataagaggaggaagacttgcaattaaaaaacaaaatctttcatgttactatataagatttttgcttgcgcttcgcgccagaattgcccgttcaatgagattcatatcttgttcaataggctgatatggagcaagttttgaagtcaatatacaaaaaatattttagctcggacatcgagctttcatcattttttttttcatttacaaatttaagtggtctgtaaaatgtccgttttatggtctacatatcagcattttaagctcacgctgcgtggtcatattgtttgatttgccaagttcatattgtctacgtgtattccataatgttccattaaacaaatgtattcagaatgcccagattgattctaggtctaaatctaaaacatgcgcgatagtcGCGATACCCTGCATGTTCTTTacttaaaatgtacttaaattatccagtttcacatcagaatatcaataattgtctgctcatgcttcacgatcgcattattaatgatacccaattgatgatatcctatttatgattttacaaaatatgaatagagtgtcccgcttttaggtctaaaatatcaattttcttcctctcgcgcttctcgctcgcatcaattgtttagttacatacctatcccatttattaatacaagaattagaatgaccaatttttaggtcggaatgtcaaaaaaatttgctcgcttcgcgctcgcattattgaaatatattggcgttcgcagtaaccatctagttacatacgaatcttgttcaggatcacacataacattgcccagaaaattaaattttcaggaaaaaatacatgaaagtaaaaaaaaaatcgctcgcgcttcgcgctcgcacttttcataaggc carries:
- the LOC121422888 gene encoding solute carrier organic anion transporter family member 4A1-like; amino-acid sequence: MEGEATTSTGEAEKFILNNTADTEPQKTSFGWMWFRPKCIQVINNPLGYCFMLCLLTICQSMTSFGLVYVNLTTLEKRFAFNSVQSSWISSSYDFCNLVAAVFVTYFGEKGHRPLWVGTSSVLFSVGSIIFSMPHFMSSNYVYHETVSDYCGLPNQTNLCDGEAIRESDDERFRLYASFFVIGQFLHGIGSACLYTLGVAYIDENVPTKHFGAYMGVYQAICVIGPSLGYALGGVFLSIYGDLNVDTNTLTIDKTNPLWVGAWWIGFIMNGVLLFIFSIIYMGFPKSLPGGSVIMRDRQFETQKGSEFTGKDGTVNQTKDLPRAVWNLVTNLPFMFMNMTVVFQFFLLAILAVFGPKYIESQLSMSPNEAAYSMGILSVSGGLSGALIGGLLVNRLDLKFSGLMKLCAVCAFLSMSTCCVFTAVCPTIDFAGVTVSYENKSLSHEGAPILSAPCNSHCVCSNSYDPVCGSDGIMYFSACHAGCEVDTQMNADWSFLECRCIEDSSTSSGRGTATPGVCDTSCPYTELYYAAIFFILLFGAVTAVSTWTASIRIVSHSQRAFALGIQTLMYGLLGCVPGPIVFGALLDESCLLWETSCEGTGNCWLYENRDSALWFLVLSVSCQFLALVFFLLALISYRPPDKHDPTEHKDSSSDATNVDMLMANSNANA